A section of the Petrimonas sulfuriphila genome encodes:
- a CDS encoding TonB-dependent receptor, with protein MVRSKLSSVFISLIVLFWALSTGAVAQNSALRGTVKDMAGIPLIGVNVIEKGTTNGTVTDESGNFSINVPANATIVFTYIGFSAQEVVRDGTSTMNVVMHEDAELLDEVVVIGYGTVRKSDLTGAVSSIKGKELTTYTVPDPMMALQGKVPGVSISQNTGDPSGDYSIRIRGINSIKGDNSPLFIIDGIPASTSSINTYDIESIEVLKDASASAIYGSRGANGVVLITTKKGTDENPTVSYNFEYGQQSQIKKLDLMNLQEWARFYNEYLINANILTEKPFSDQDIAAMGEGTDWQSLMFKNAPSTQHNLGISGGTNKLQYFVSATALSRDGLIKNSSYSRYNLRSNLNILISPVVETNVQLGYSSIEGFNQSNSGGHGGSSMIGAVYSASPLFTPYDENGNYKDLRSWFSWSSHEVKNPINMAYESTYKNSTNLSNLNASVTFKPFSGFSLKGILGLESSDRRYDGYTTSKYIYQNNSASVNHYRYSNLTNEFIGNYNFNVLDDNSFNVMGAYTYQQYIRRNINASGNSFMSDVTWTNDLGSAGTINTPSTGYQQWVMKSLLGRINYSYKGRYLLTASIRADGSSRYSENNKWGYFPSFALAWRVSDESFMKSFENLSDMKIRFGYGKTGSTAIAPYSTQNLLSSGKTATGNGNYTFYAPGGEFPEDLKWETTSQWDMGLDLGFFNNRFRMTLDYYSKLTTNLLNTVFLPPSSGYNSTVQNIGSMSNKGFELLLEGDLVQTKDFGFTAQFNLSHNKNRVEKLSDGLDIFGTTYNSFGSGSITIIREGLPIGSFYVYKDAGFNEKGSLTYHDFNEDDKLTDTEDRYVAGSPHPDFIYGLNCGFRYKQMELSFFLQGSQGNDVFNLSEMRNYSYSQGMNIERDVYYHSWREGQDNSNARYPRIELVGPLKYSDRFIEDGSFLRLKNILLGYNVPPMTLKDKRLFQAIRFYVSLQNYLTLTKYSGLDPEVNSKGGDINSGIDHFTYPNNKTISFGANITF; from the coding sequence ATGGTTAGAAGTAAATTGTCAAGTGTGTTTATAAGCTTGATTGTGTTATTTTGGGCTCTTTCAACAGGAGCCGTAGCACAAAACAGTGCCCTGAGGGGAACTGTGAAAGACATGGCCGGTATCCCTCTCATAGGGGTGAACGTGATTGAAAAAGGAACCACAAACGGAACGGTGACGGATGAGAGCGGGAACTTCTCGATCAACGTACCCGCAAACGCGACGATAGTTTTTACGTACATCGGTTTTTCAGCGCAGGAAGTTGTCCGGGATGGTACTTCTACAATGAATGTGGTTATGCACGAAGATGCGGAGCTATTGGATGAGGTTGTAGTGATCGGATACGGTACCGTGAGAAAAAGTGATTTGACGGGAGCTGTTTCGTCCATCAAAGGCAAAGAATTAACGACATACACCGTGCCCGATCCCATGATGGCATTGCAAGGGAAAGTGCCTGGCGTCTCCATATCCCAGAATACAGGAGATCCATCCGGAGATTATTCGATTCGTATCCGGGGTATCAATTCCATAAAAGGAGACAACTCGCCTTTGTTTATCATTGATGGCATTCCTGCCAGCACGTCATCCATCAATACGTATGATATAGAATCTATTGAAGTATTGAAAGACGCCTCGGCGAGCGCTATTTACGGATCAAGGGGGGCAAACGGAGTGGTTTTAATAACCACTAAAAAAGGAACAGATGAGAATCCCACGGTTTCTTATAATTTTGAATACGGGCAGCAATCGCAAATTAAGAAACTGGATCTGATGAACCTACAGGAATGGGCAAGGTTCTATAATGAATATCTGATAAATGCCAACATCCTTACGGAAAAACCGTTTTCTGACCAGGATATCGCCGCTATGGGAGAAGGCACCGACTGGCAAAGCCTGATGTTTAAAAATGCACCGTCGACACAGCATAATCTTGGAATATCGGGTGGTACAAACAAGTTGCAATACTTTGTAAGTGCTACCGCATTATCCAGAGACGGGTTGATTAAGAATAGCTCATATAGCAGATACAACCTCAGGTCAAATCTGAATATCCTTATAAGCCCTGTGGTTGAAACCAACGTACAACTGGGTTATTCCTCAATAGAGGGATTCAATCAATCCAATAGCGGAGGGCATGGCGGAAGCAGCATGATCGGAGCTGTTTATTCCGCGTCACCTTTATTCACTCCGTACGATGAAAACGGGAATTATAAAGACCTGAGATCCTGGTTTTCCTGGTCTTCACACGAAGTGAAGAACCCTATAAACATGGCGTACGAATCGACTTACAAGAATTCGACCAACTTGTCCAACTTGAATGCTTCGGTAACCTTTAAACCTTTTTCGGGATTTTCCCTGAAAGGAATTCTGGGGCTGGAAAGTTCCGACAGGAGATACGACGGGTATACCACTTCAAAATATATTTATCAAAATAACTCCGCCTCGGTAAATCACTATCGATATTCGAACCTCACCAATGAATTTATCGGCAATTATAATTTCAATGTGCTGGATGATAATTCGTTCAATGTGATGGGCGCATACACTTACCAACAGTACATCAGGCGGAACATTAACGCTTCAGGAAACAGTTTCATGTCAGATGTAACCTGGACAAACGACCTGGGGTCAGCCGGAACGATAAACACGCCCTCCACAGGTTACCAGCAATGGGTCATGAAATCTCTTTTGGGTAGGATCAATTACTCTTACAAGGGACGATATTTGTTGACGGCAAGCATCAGGGCAGACGGATCGAGCCGTTATTCGGAGAACAACAAATGGGGATATTTTCCGTCATTTGCTTTGGCATGGCGGGTTTCTGACGAGAGTTTCATGAAAAGTTTCGAAAACCTGTCGGATATGAAAATCCGCTTTGGATATGGAAAAACAGGCTCTACTGCCATTGCACCATACTCCACACAAAATTTGCTTTCATCGGGAAAGACGGCGACGGGTAACGGGAACTACACATTTTACGCGCCGGGCGGTGAATTTCCGGAAGATCTGAAATGGGAAACGACTTCCCAATGGGATATGGGGCTTGATCTGGGGTTTTTTAATAACAGATTTCGTATGACATTGGATTATTATTCGAAATTGACCACCAACCTCCTTAATACCGTGTTTCTGCCACCGTCGTCAGGATACAACTCAACCGTACAGAATATCGGCAGCATGTCAAATAAAGGGTTTGAGTTATTGTTGGAGGGAGACCTTGTTCAAACCAAAGATTTCGGATTTACCGCACAGTTCAATTTAAGTCACAATAAAAACAGGGTTGAAAAACTTTCCGATGGCCTTGATATCTTCGGCACAACCTACAATAGTTTCGGTTCCGGTTCAATCACCATTATACGGGAAGGATTGCCGATAGGATCATTTTATGTTTATAAGGATGCCGGATTTAACGAAAAAGGGTCGCTCACTTATCATGATTTTAACGAGGACGACAAACTCACGGATACAGAGGACCGCTATGTGGCGGGGTCTCCCCATCCCGACTTCATATATGGCCTTAATTGCGGATTCAGGTATAAACAAATGGAGTTGAGCTTTTTCCTGCAGGGGAGTCAGGGAAATGATGTTTTTAACCTTAGCGAGATGAGGAATTATAGTTACAGCCAGGGTATGAACATTGAAAGGGATGTTTATTATCACAGTTGGCGTGAGGGACAAGATAATTCCAACGCTCGTTATCCAAGAATAGAGTTGGTGGGACCGTTGAAATATTCCGACAGGTTTATTGAAGACGGGTCGTTCCTGAGATTGAAAAATATTCTTTTGGGTTACAACGTCCCGCCGATGACACTCAAGGATAAACGACTGTTTCAGGCGATAAGATTCTATGTCAGCTTGCAAAACTACCTGACACTTACAAAATATTCAGGATTGGATCCCGAGGTGAATTCAAAAGGAGGAGATATAAATTCGGGAATTGATCACTTCACTTATCCCAACAACAAAACCATCTCTTTTGGTGCCAATATCACATTTTAA